A window of Micromonospora eburnea genomic DNA:
GGCAGGGCCATCACGGGGCTCCGGGGTCGTGCGCGGGGATGACGTAGAACGGGAAGACCAGGTTGCGAGGGTCGTTGTCCTGGCGAAGCCGATAGCGGATGTCGATGTGCAGCGTCCCGCTGGCGACGTCGGCGAAGTCGACCAGCACGTCGTCCAGCTCGATGCGCGGCTCCCACCGTTCCAGCGCCAGCCGCACCTGGTAGGCGATCTGGCCGGCGGTGGACGGGTCGGCGGGCGCGAACGCCAGCTCGTGGATGGCGCACCCGAACTCGGGCCGGCCCGGCCGCTCACCCGGGGCGGTACCGAGGATCAGCCGGATGCTCTCCACCACCTCGCGGTCCCCGCGCACCAGGGCGATCCCGCCGGTCGGCCCGGTACGCAGCGGGAACGCCCAGCCGGTGCCGACGAAGTCCGTGGCCATCCGGGTCACCCGCCGATCAGCACGGTCGGGCAGCCGGCGACGATCGGCGCGCCGCAGCCGGCCAGGTCGCCGACGCGGGCGGCCGGCTGGCCGCCGATGAGCACCGTGGGGCATCCGGGCGGCAGCAGGGGAGACGGCGGGTGCGGCGGGGTGCCCGGGAAGGCGCACGCGTGCATGGCGCCCACGGTCGCGGCGGGCTGCTCGCCGATGAGGACGGTGGGTACGCCGGGGCCGCCGACCGTCCCCGGATGGGCGGTGGGGTCGCCGACGCGAGCGGCTGGTGGCACGGCACTCTCCCTTCGGTAGCTCTGACGGCTGTTCAGTTGATGCGCACCACGGCACCGCGCACCGTGACCGGGCCGCCGGCGGTCAGCTCCGCACCGCCCTGGCCGTTGACCTTCACGGTCGCGCCCTCCACGGTCGCGCCGGCGCTGCCGCGTACGCTCACCCGGCCCTGCCCCTCGATCCCCACGTCACCCTTCGCGGTGACCGTGACCTTCTGCCCGGCCAGTTCCAGCGGCCCCGACCCGGCGTCCAGGCTGATCCCGTTCTGGGCCCGAACGCTCACCTTGCCGTCGCTGACGATCTCGATCTGCCGGCCGGTGCGGTCCAGCCGTACGGTGAACTTCCGGTCCCCCGTGGCCAGCAGCACGCCGTCCGGGCCGCTGCCGGCCTCCAGCAGCTCCAGCCGGTGGCCGGTGCGGGAGACCAGCGCCCGGGCCGCGACCCGGCCGCTGCTGCCGTCCACCGGGTCGGTGTCCAGTTTCGGCGGCGCGTCAGTGCCGTTGTGCAGGCCGCCGAGGACGTACGCGGCGTCCAGGTTGCCGTCGGTGAACCCGACCAGCACCTCGTCACCCACCTCCGGCAGCAGCACAGCACCCCGGTCCGCGCCCGCACCGG
This region includes:
- a CDS encoding GPW/gp25 family protein, which encodes MATDFVGTGWAFPLRTGPTGGIALVRGDREVVESIRLILGTAPGERPGRPEFGCAIHELAFAPADPSTAGQIAYQVRLALERWEPRIELDDVLVDFADVASGTLHIDIRYRLRQDNDPRNLVFPFYVIPAHDPGAP
- a CDS encoding PAAR domain-containing protein; translation: MPPAARVGDPTAHPGTVGGPGVPTVLIGEQPAATVGAMHACAFPGTPPHPPSPLLPPGCPTVLIGGQPAARVGDLAGCGAPIVAGCPTVLIGG